CCATCTGTTCGAGGAACTGCCGCGCGTAGGCCGACAGCGACTCGACGTAGCGGCGCTGTCCTTCGGCGTAGATCGTGTCGAACGCGAGCGAGGACTTGCCGGAGCCCGAAAGGCCGGTGATCACGACGAAGCGGTCGCGCGGGATCTCCAGGTCGAGGTTGCGCAGGTTGTGCTGGCGGGCCCCGCGAATGACGATCGAGTCGCTCATCGTGCGGCGAGCCGCCGGCGCAGCACTTCGAGCTCACCCTCGACGAGGCGGCGGTAGCGGGCCAGCGAAACTTCGTCGGTCGCCTCGAAGCGCAGCACGAGGATGGGCTGGGTGTTCGACGCGCGGATCAGTCCCCAGCCGTGGTCGAACTTCACGCGCACGCCGTCGACGTCGACGATCGAATGGCCGAGCTCGCGGAAACGCTCCTGCGCAGCGCTGGCGAGCTCGAACTTCTGCTCGTCGGGGCAAGGCACGCGGATCTCGGGTGTGTAGACGGTGTGGGGCAGGTCGGCGAGCATCCTGCCGAGCCCGAGGCCGCTGCGCGACAGGATCTCGATCATGCGCGCGCCGGCGTAGATGCCGTCGTCGAATCCGAAATAGCGGTCCGCGAAGAACAGGTGCCCGCTCATCTCGCCTCCGAGAAGAGCGCCGGTCTCCCGCATCTTCGCCTTCAGCAGCGAGTGTCCGGCCTTCCACATGATCGCGCGGCCTCCGCGCGCCTCGATGTCGTCGAAGAGGCGCTGCGAGCACTTCACTTCGGAGACGATCGCGGCGCCGGGACGGCGCGCAAGGATGTCGCGCGCGAACAGCACCAACATCTCGTCGCCCCAGACGACGCGGCCGCCGGAGTCGACGACGCCGACGCGGTCGGCGTCGCCGTCGAATGCAAGACCGAGGTCGGCGCCGGTTTCCTTTACCTTGCGCCGCAGGTCGGCGAGGTTTTCCTCGACAGTCGGATCGGGATGGTGATTGGGAAACGTGCCGTCGGGCTCACTGAAAAGCTCGACGACTTCGCAGCCCATCGCTCGATAGATCCGCGGAGCGACCGGCCCCGCGGTGCCGTTGCCGCTGTCGACGACGACCTTGAGAGGGCGCGACAACCGGCCGAAATGCTCGGCCATGAAACCGCAGTACGCGGGCGCGATCGCGAAATCTTCTTCGCTTCCTTCTGCGCCGGCCGGCGATGCGGCTGGCGATGCGGCGCCGGCCGGCGGCGCGGCCGGCGATGCTGCGCCTGTCGGCGATGCCGCGCCGATGCGGCGTGCAAGATCGCGGATGGCCTCGCCATGGATCGTCGCCTTGCCGACGACGATCTTGAAGCCGTTGTGATCGGCGGGATTGTGACTGCCCGTCACCTGGATGCCCGCCGAAAGGTCGAGCAGGTGCACCGCGTAGTAGAGCAGCGGAGTCGCACACATTCCGACGTCGACCACGTCGATGCCGCCGCCGCGAATGCCCTGCTTGAGCGCGCCGGCATGGGCGGCACTCGTCAGCCGGCAGTCGCGACCGACGGCGGCGCGCGTGATCCCGCGCTCGCGCAACATCGACGCGAACGCACGCCCGAGCGCCTCCGTGAATTCCTCGTCGTAGTCGGTTCCGGGAACGCCGCGGATGTCGTACTCGCGGAAGATCTGGGGATTGAGCTTCACTGCGCGCGCTGCCTGCTGCGCGCCATCGAGGCCGCCAGCAGGATCGAGGCCTCCATGCTGTCCGCGCTCGCCTTCCCGCTTCCCGCCAGGTCGTAGGCCGTGCCGTGGTCGGGCGACGTCCGAAGGAACGGAAGTCCCATCGACACGTTCACCGCTTCGCGGAAGTCGACGAGCTTGAGCGGGATGAGGGCCTGGTCGTGATACATGCAAAGAACGGCATCGTAAGCACCCGAGACAGCGGCGGCAAACAGCGTGTCGGCCGGGAAAGGGCCCCTGGCATCGATTCCGGCGCGACGCAGCCTCGCGACCGCCGGGCGAAGGATGCGCGCTTCTTCGTCACCGAAGAGTCCTTCTTCGCCGGCGTGGGGATTGAGGGCAGCGACCGCAAGGCGCGGCTGCGCGATGCCGTGAAACTGCGCAAGATGGCGGGCGGCGGTGCGACCGGCGGCGACGATGCGATCGCTCGTGAGCGCCTTCGGGACTTTCGCGAGCGCGATGTGCGTCGTCACGAGCACGACGCGCAGCTTCGGGCCCGCCAGCATCATCGTGGCCGGCTTGCCGGCGATTTCCGACAGATACTCGGTGTGGCCGTCGTAGTGGTGCCCGGCCTTCTGCATCCAGTATTTATTCAGCGGCGCGGTCGCGAGCGCATCGCAGCGACCTTGCGACGTCTCGCGCGCTGCCGCCTCGAGGTAGCGGAAAGCCGCTTCGCCGCAGCGCCGGCCGGGCTTCGGCAGCGATCCGTCGATGCGAAGATGCGTCACCGGCTCGACGCTTTCGATCGCGCTCGGCGATCCGCTGCGGATGCGCCGCGCCTTGCGTGCCACCTCGAGCACGCCTTCGTCGCCGAAGACGCGCAGGCGGCAGGCACGAAGCACCGAGCGCCGCGTGGCCGCTTCGGCGACGATCTCGGGACCGATTCCGGCAGGGTCGCCGAGGCTGACGGCGACGAGGGGCTTCACGATCCGGCGGCAGTCAGGGCCAGGTTGTCGACGAGGTTGACGATGTGGTGGTCCTTGCGAAGGTCTTCCTTCGCCCACTTCTTGTAGCGCTCTTCGAGCCTTTCGTCGTAGAGTTTCTTCGACAACTCGTCCTTGACCTGGTCGAACGGCTTGCGTCCCGACGCCTTGATGTCGACGACCTTGACGATGTAGAAGCCGCCCGGTCCGTCGACAGGATCGGAGACGTCACCCTTGCCGAGACCTGCAAGAGCCTTTTCATACTGCGATGCCATCGATCCGCGCTTGAACTCTCCGAGGCGGCCTCCGTCGCTTGCCGCGGGCCCCTTCGAGTACTTCTTGGCCGCGTCTTCGAAGTCGCGCTTGGCTTCCTTGCGGACCTTGTCGGCCGCGTCGCGGCCCTTGGCGCCTTCTTCTCCCGACGTCGGGCCCGGCAGGAAGATCGCCGCCACCTCGAGCCTCTCGCCTTCGAGGTATTTCGGGTCGTCTTCCCAGGCCTTTCGCACTTCCTCTTCGGGAACGTTGACGCGCGAGCGGATCAGCAGGTTGATCAGCTGGATCCTCTCCACTTCCTCGCGCATCCTTTCGAAGTAGTCCTTCCACGTGATGCCGGACTTGGCGATCTCGGCCTGCAGCGTGTCGCGCGTCTGCCTGGTCTCCTCGAGCACGCCGTCGATGTAGCGGTTGACCATATCGTCGGGCGCATTGATGCCGTTCTTCTCGAATTCGGACTTCAGCAGCTTGCGCTCGATCATCGATTCGAGCAGCGCGCGATAATCGTTGCGCACGTCGGGCGGCAGGAACGGCGCGCCGATGACGCCGTAGCGCTTGAGCTCCCTCAGCGTGATGGGGTCGCCGTCGACGACGGCGACGATGCCGTCATGGATGCGGTCGCCCTCGAGCCTTGCAGCGGGTGGAAGCGCGGCCGGCGGCGGCGGCGGCTGATCGGGCTGGCCCGGCTGCGCGGCAGGCTGGGCAGCGGGGGGCGGCGTGGCCTTGGCGGGCGCAGCGGGATGCGGCGCCGCGAGCGCCGGAACAGACACCGCGAGCAGCGTCGCTGCCGCGACAGCGGCGACGACGCCGTCAGCGCGCCGCGCGACGCAGCGTATGCGCGGACGAAGGCTGCCTGGTTCTTTCATCGATCGTCTCTCCATCGTCGCCCTTTTCGAGCCTGGCGAGCAGGCCCTCGATCTCATCGACAAGGTTGTCCCAGCCGCCCGGGGCGGTGGTCATCGTCAGCACCGCCTCGGGTCTCAGCCGGAACCGTTTCGGCTGCCTGGTCGCCAGCGCGAGCAGCAGCTCGGGGGAGACCGGGGAACGCGCATCGAAGCGAATCGCGACGACGTTATCACTGGCCTTCAGCGAGAGCACAAGGAGGCGTTTGAGCGCAGGCCGCAGCCGCATGATGCGCACGAACGCCCGGGCTTCCTTCGGCAGGCCGCCGAATCGGTCCTCGAGCTCCTCTTTCAGTGCGTCGACGGCGGCCGCATCGGGTGCCCCGGCCAGGCGCTTGTAGAGCAGCAGGCGCTCGCCGATGTCGGCGATGTACCAGTCGGGGAGGAAGGCTTCCGCGCCGAGCTCGATTTCCGGCTCGACCTGGGCAGTCGCCGCGATGCCGCGGATCTCCTGGCTGGCCTCCTCCATCATGCGAAGGAACATGTCGAAGCCGACGGCACCGATGTGCCCCGACTGGGCCTTGCCGAGCAGGTTGCCTGCGCCGCGGATCTCCAGGTCGTGGGCCGCCAGGCGAAAGCCGGCGCCGAGGTCGTCGAGATCCTGCAGCACCGCCAGCCTCTTGCGGGCGTCGTCGCTCATGCGCTCGCCCGGAACGAGCAGGTAGGCGTACGCGCGGCGATGGGAACGTCCGACGCGCCCGCGGATCTGGTAGAGCTGGGCCAGGCCGAACGCGTCGGCTCGGTCCACGAGGATCGTGTTCGCGTTGGGGATGTCGAGGCCCGATTCGATGATCGAAGTGCACACGAGCACGTCGATGCGGTGCTCGAAGAACTCCACCATCACCTTTTCGAGCGCGTCCTCGTCCATCTGCCCGTGGCCGACGCCGATGCGCGCGCCGGGCACCAGCTCGCCGATGCGGCGCGCCGCGGTGTCGATCGAGCTGACGCGGTTGTGCACGAAAAACACCTGGCCTGCGCGACCGAGCTCGCGGCGGATCGCCTGCTGGATCAACCCCTCGTCGTAGCGCGCGACGTAGGTACGGATCGCGAGGCGGTCGACCGGAGGAGTCTCGATGAGGCTGAGGTCGCGCACTCCGCTGAGCGAAAGCTGCAGCGTGCGCGGGATCGGCGTTGCCGTCATTGTCAGCACGTCCACTTCGCGCCGGAGCTTCTTCAGGTGCTCCTTGGCCTTGACGCCGAAGCGGTGCTCCTCGTCGATCACGAGAAGACCGAGCCTTGCGAACTCGATGTCCGCCTGCAGAAGCCGGTGCGTGCCGACAACGACATCGATGGTGCCGGCGGCAAGCCCCTTTGCCAGCTCAGCGTTTTCGGCCTTGCCGTGGAAGCGCGAGATCATCGCGAGCTTGAGCGGATAGCCCTCGAAGCGGCGCTGCAGCGTCTCGAAGTGCTGGCGCGCCAGCACGGTCGTCGGAACCAGAACCGCGACCTGCTTGCCGGCCATCGCGACGAGATACGCGGCGCGCACCGCGACTTCGGTCTTGCCATAGCCGACGTCCCCGCAGACGACGCGGTCCATCGGCCGGTCGCGCCCGAGGTCTTCGACGATGTCGCGGATCGCCGTAAGCTGTCCCTCGGTTTCCTCGAACGGAAAACGCGCTTCGAATTCCTCGAAATCCGGCCCCGGCCGCGCCCACGGCTCCCTCTTGGTCACCTGGCGGAACGCCTCGAGATCGAGGAGCTCGCGCGCCATCTCCAGGATCGAATCCTTGGCCCGGCGCTTGGTCCTCTCCCACGTCGCGCCGCCGATCTTGTCGAGCTGGGGCACCGCGCCCGAGGCCCCGGTGAATTTCTCGACGAGGTTGATGCGGTCGACCGGAAGGTAGTAGCGGTCTCCGCCGGCATACTCGATGTGAAGGAAATCACCTTCCATCCCCGCCGCCTTCATGTGCCGCAGGCCGCGGTAGTGACCGACGCCGTGGTCGACGTGCACGATGTAGTCGTCGGGCTTGAGCTCGGCCAGCGCCGAAAGCGTGCGCGCCCGCGCAGCGCGCCGGCGGCGTGGCCGCGCGCGGCGCTCCCCGAAGATCTCCTCGTCACTGACGACGAGGATGCGGTCGGCGGCAAGCGAAAATCCTTCGCGCAGGTGGCCGTCGACGAGCCAGATCGAGCCTGCATGCCCGGCCACGGCTTTGGCGAAGGTCTGGCCGCGCACGATGCGCTCGACGCCGGCAAGGCCGAGAAGATGATCGATGCGCCCGAGCTGGGTGGGGTCGGATGCCATCACGACGACGCGGATTCCGTCGTTGCGAGCGCCCGTCAGGGCATCGACGACCGGCGAAAAGCTCGACTCGCCTTTCTTTGCCCTGGACTGGACCCGCGCCGCGGTAATGCGCGTGTTCGGCGAGACGTCGATGCGCCAGGTGCGGTGTCCCGCCTGCCCCGACGATTCGACGGCTTCGGCAAAATCCAGCTCGATTCGCGGGCGCCGCGAAAGAAGCGAGTGCAGCTCGGCGCGACCGAGGTGCAGCAACTCCGGGTCGGGATGAAAGCTTCCGGCGCCGCGCGCGGCCTCGATGGCCTCTTCGAGGCTTTCGTGGAGCGTATCGACGCAGCCTTCGACGGCGGGCGGATCGACGAGCACCAGCAACAGGTTCTTCGGCAGGTGATCGAGGATCGTCGTGCGCGATCCGTACGCGTAGGGAGCGAGCAGCTCGATCCCCGGGAAATGCACGCCGCTGGCAAGGTATTCATCGAGGCGCCGGCGCTCGCTGCTCGGCAGCAGCAATTCTTCGCAGCGCTCGCCGATGCGCCGGCGCATTTCGGCGGTGGCCATGCGATCCATCGACACGGGGGCCGACGGCAGCACGACGAGGTCTTCGCTCGGCTGGAACGAGCGCTGGTCCGACGGATCGAACAGGCGGATCGACTCGACGACGTCGCCGCCCAGCTCGACGCGCAGCGGGTATTCGAAACCCGGCGGCCAAAGATCGACGATTCCACCGCGCACCGCGACCTCGCCCTGCTCGTCGACCGTCGGTACCTTGCGGTAGCCGCGGCCTTCGAGCCGCGAGACGAGATCCTCGAGCAGCATCTCGTCGCCGACGACGAAGTACAACGACGCGGCCGTCAGCGCGTCGGCCGGCATCGCCCACTGCGACAACGCTTCGACCGAAGCGACGACGATCGGCGCCTTGCTTTGCGCGAGCTGGTAGAGCGCCGAAGTGCGCGACGCCTCGACGTCCACCGACGGCGAGACCATCTCGAGCGGCGGCGCCTCGCGGCACGGAAACAGGTGCACGCGGCGCGCGAGGAAGCTGTCGTCGGGCTTCTCGCCGAGGAAGGACTGCAGCTCGGACGCCAGCTCCTCGGCCGTTTTTTCCGACGGCGCGACCACCAGCGCAGCCCTCTCGAGGCCATCGAGCACGCGCGACAGCGCGTAGGCCGGCGAGCCGCCGACGAGGCCCTGGATCCTCCACACGAGTTCGGGGTAGCCGGCCAGCTCCTCGCGCAGGCCGCTGCGCAGGCTCGAAGTGGAGACGTCCGTGCTCAAGAGCGGTCGAGGCGAGAGTCGAGAAAGGAAACCAGCGCGCGAAGGCCGAGGCTGTAACTGTCGGCGCCGAAACCGATGACCTGGCCCACCGCAACACCGGCGACGAGCGAGCGGTGACGAAACTCCTCGCGTCGATGGATGTTCGACAGGTGACACTCGACGGCAGGAACGCTGCTGCCGGCAATCGCGTCGCGGATCGCGACGCTCGTGTGCGTGTACGCACCGGGATTGATCAGGATGCCGCTGTTGCGCGCGGCCGCCTGCTGGATGCGCGTCACCAGCTCGCCTTCGCCGTTGGACTGGAACGATTCGATCGTCCAGCCGAGCTCGGACGCAAGACGCGCGAGCGAGGCGTCGATGTCGGCCAGGGTAGCGGTTCCGTAAACCTCCGGCTCCCTCGTCCCGAGCATGTTCAGGTTCGGTCCGTGGAGCACGAGCAGGGGCTTGCGGGTGGCGGCGCTCATCGAATCCTCCTCTCTACATCGAAGCGGCGATCTCGGCCACCTCGAGGGTTTCCGCCCTGCAGCACCCGATCGCTTCGCAGACGATGTAGGCGACCCGGCCACGCAGGGCCTTCTTGTCGAGCGCAATCGCCCGCATGAGCGCCTCGCGGTCGAGGCCGGGGGGAACCCGGTGTTCCAGGCCGAATTTTTCCAGCAGCGCCTCGATGCGTCGAAGGTCGCCCTGCGCGCACAGGCCGCGCCCGGCCGACAGGCGCGTGGCCACTCCCATGCCGATCGCCACCGCCTCGCCGTGAAGGAAGCGGTCGTACCCGGTGGTCTGCTCGACGGCGTGCGCGACGGTATGGCCGAAGTTGAGGATGCGCCGCAGCCCGGTCTCTTCGCGCTCGTCCTTCTCGACGACGTCAGCCTTGATCTCCACGCAGCGCGCGATGACGTCGCGCAGAACGGATTTGTCGCGCGCGAGCAGCGCGCCGGCGTCGCGCTCGAGGCGTTCGAAAAGCTGCGCATCCAGGATGATGCCGGCCTTGACGACCTCGGCCAGGCCTGCGACGAGCTCGCGCTCCGGCAGCGAATCGAGCGTGTCCGGATCGATCCGCACGGCCGAAGGCTGCCAGAACGTGCCGACGAGGTTCTTGCCCTGGCGTCGGTCCATTCCCGTCTTTCCGCCGACGCTGGAATCGACCTGCGACAGCAGCGTCGTCGGAATCATCACGAAGCGCACGCCGCGAAGGATGGTCGATGCTGTGAATGCCGTCAGGTCGCCGACCACGCCGCCACCGAGCGCGACGAGCACGGCGCCGCGGTCGATGCCCGCGTCGAGACAGGCGTCGTAGATCCTTTCGACGCTGGCCATGTTCTTGTGGCGCTCGCCGTCTTCCAGCGTGATCGCGAGCGCAGTCGCGGCCAGCGACGAGTCGGCGCGGCGCAACGACTCGAGAAGCGCGCGAAGGTACAGGGGTGCGACGACGGTGTTCGTCACGACGAACACCCGGCTCGGCGCCAG
The sequence above is a segment of the Candidatus Binatia bacterium genome. Coding sequences within it:
- the aroQ gene encoding type II 3-dehydroquinate dehydratase, producing the protein MSAATRKPLLVLHGPNLNMLGTREPEVYGTATLADIDASLARLASELGWTIESFQSNGEGELVTRIQQAAARNSGILINPGAYTHTSVAIRDAIAGSSVPAVECHLSNIHRREEFRHRSLVAGVAVGQVIGFGADSYSLGLRALVSFLDSRLDRS
- the aroB gene encoding 3-dehydroquinate synthase, translating into MNDRITVPVRLGERSYDCTVGSGVLHDAGSAVAELAPSRVFVVTNTVVAPLYLRALLESLRRADSSLAATALAITLEDGERHKNMASVERIYDACLDAGIDRGAVLVALGGGVVGDLTAFTASTILRGVRFVMIPTTLLSQVDSSVGGKTGMDRRQGKNLVGTFWQPSAVRIDPDTLDSLPERELVAGLAEVVKAGIILDAQLFERLERDAGALLARDKSVLRDVIARCVEIKADVVEKDEREETGLRRILNFGHTVAHAVEQTTGYDRFLHGEAVAIGMGVATRLSAGRGLCAQGDLRRIEALLEKFGLEHRVPPGLDREALMRAIALDKKALRGRVAYIVCEAIGCCRAETLEVAEIAASM
- the pdxA gene encoding 4-hydroxythreonine-4-phosphate dehydrogenase PdxA, whose protein sequence is MKPLVAVSLGDPAGIGPEIVAEAATRRSVLRACRLRVFGDEGVLEVARKARRIRSGSPSAIESVEPVTHLRIDGSLPKPGRRCGEAAFRYLEAAARETSQGRCDALATAPLNKYWMQKAGHHYDGHTEYLSEIAGKPATMMLAGPKLRVVLVTTHIALAKVPKALTSDRIVAAGRTAARHLAQFHGIAQPRLAVAALNPHAGEEGLFGDEEARILRPAVARLRRAGIDARGPFPADTLFAAAVSGAYDAVLCMYHDQALIPLKLVDFREAVNVSMGLPFLRTSPDHGTAYDLAGSGKASADSMEASILLAASMARSRQRAQ
- the mfd gene encoding transcription-repair coupling factor encodes the protein MSTDVSTSSLRSGLREELAGYPELVWRIQGLVGGSPAYALSRVLDGLERAALVVAPSEKTAEELASELQSFLGEKPDDSFLARRVHLFPCREAPPLEMVSPSVDVEASRTSALYQLAQSKAPIVVASVEALSQWAMPADALTAASLYFVVGDEMLLEDLVSRLEGRGYRKVPTVDEQGEVAVRGGIVDLWPPGFEYPLRVELGGDVVESIRLFDPSDQRSFQPSEDLVVLPSAPVSMDRMATAEMRRRIGERCEELLLPSSERRRLDEYLASGVHFPGIELLAPYAYGSRTTILDHLPKNLLLVLVDPPAVEGCVDTLHESLEEAIEAARGAGSFHPDPELLHLGRAELHSLLSRRPRIELDFAEAVESSGQAGHRTWRIDVSPNTRITAARVQSRAKKGESSFSPVVDALTGARNDGIRVVVMASDPTQLGRIDHLLGLAGVERIVRGQTFAKAVAGHAGSIWLVDGHLREGFSLAADRILVVSDEEIFGERRARPRRRRAARARTLSALAELKPDDYIVHVDHGVGHYRGLRHMKAAGMEGDFLHIEYAGGDRYYLPVDRINLVEKFTGASGAVPQLDKIGGATWERTKRRAKDSILEMARELLDLEAFRQVTKREPWARPGPDFEEFEARFPFEETEGQLTAIRDIVEDLGRDRPMDRVVCGDVGYGKTEVAVRAAYLVAMAGKQVAVLVPTTVLARQHFETLQRRFEGYPLKLAMISRFHGKAENAELAKGLAAGTIDVVVGTHRLLQADIEFARLGLLVIDEEHRFGVKAKEHLKKLRREVDVLTMTATPIPRTLQLSLSGVRDLSLIETPPVDRLAIRTYVARYDEGLIQQAIRRELGRAGQVFFVHNRVSSIDTAARRIGELVPGARIGVGHGQMDEDALEKVMVEFFEHRIDVLVCTSIIESGLDIPNANTILVDRADAFGLAQLYQIRGRVGRSHRRAYAYLLVPGERMSDDARKRLAVLQDLDDLGAGFRLAAHDLEIRGAGNLLGKAQSGHIGAVGFDMFLRMMEEASQEIRGIAATAQVEPEIELGAEAFLPDWYIADIGERLLLYKRLAGAPDAAAVDALKEELEDRFGGLPKEARAFVRIMRLRPALKRLLVLSLKASDNVVAIRFDARSPVSPELLLALATRQPKRFRLRPEAVLTMTTAPGGWDNLVDEIEGLLARLEKGDDGETIDERTRQPSSAHTLRRAAR
- a CDS encoding phosphomannomutase/phosphoglucomutase, whose translation is MKLNPQIFREYDIRGVPGTDYDEEFTEALGRAFASMLRERGITRAAVGRDCRLTSAAHAGALKQGIRGGGIDVVDVGMCATPLLYYAVHLLDLSAGIQVTGSHNPADHNGFKIVVGKATIHGEAIRDLARRIGAASPTGAASPAAPPAGAASPAASPAGAEGSEEDFAIAPAYCGFMAEHFGRLSRPLKVVVDSGNGTAGPVAPRIYRAMGCEVVELFSEPDGTFPNHHPDPTVEENLADLRRKVKETGADLGLAFDGDADRVGVVDSGGRVVWGDEMLVLFARDILARRPGAAIVSEVKCSQRLFDDIEARGGRAIMWKAGHSLLKAKMRETGALLGGEMSGHLFFADRYFGFDDGIYAGARMIEILSRSGLGLGRMLADLPHTVYTPEIRVPCPDEQKFELASAAQERFRELGHSIVDVDGVRVKFDHGWGLIRASNTQPILVLRFEATDEVSLARYRRLVEGELEVLRRRLAAR
- a CDS encoding peptidylprolyl isomerase, producing the protein MKEPGSLRPRIRCVARRADGVVAAVAAATLLAVSVPALAAPHPAAPAKATPPPAAQPAAQPGQPDQPPPPPAALPPAARLEGDRIHDGIVAVVDGDPITLRELKRYGVIGAPFLPPDVRNDYRALLESMIERKLLKSEFEKNGINAPDDMVNRYIDGVLEETRQTRDTLQAEIAKSGITWKDYFERMREEVERIQLINLLIRSRVNVPEEEVRKAWEDDPKYLEGERLEVAAIFLPGPTSGEEGAKGRDAADKVRKEAKRDFEDAAKKYSKGPAASDGGRLGEFKRGSMASQYEKALAGLGKGDVSDPVDGPGGFYIVKVVDIKASGRKPFDQVKDELSKKLYDERLEERYKKWAKEDLRKDHHIVNLVDNLALTAAGS